DNA from Oncorhynchus tshawytscha isolate Ot180627B unplaced genomic scaffold, Otsh_v2.0 Un_contig_7726_pilon_pilon, whole genome shotgun sequence:
CAATCTGATGATAACTCATTATAACTCTCAGAGAGGAGGTCTCACAATCCTGAAGAGGACTGGTCTGGTCCCATATCAATCTGATGATAACTCATTATAACTCTCAGAGAGGAGACCTCACAATCCTGAAGAGGACTGGTCTGGTCCCATATCAATCTGATGATAACTCATTATAACTCTCAGAGAGGAGACCTCACAATCCTGAAGAGGACTGGTCTGGTCCCATATCAATCTGATGATAACTCATTATAACTCTCAGAGAGGAGGTCTCACAATCCTGAAGAGGACTGGTCTGGTCCCATATCAATCTGTAAATAAGAAGAGGAAACACCATTATATTAAAACGTTTAAACACAAAAGCAGAGTAGAACTACTGTTGACCTGCAGTGCTGGGGATTTAAATTGACAATATAATGACATTCTGTAAGGCATTTTGTACCGAATGCAATTGTGAAAAACacagaatgtatttatttatttattattatgtaaaaaaataataataataacccagCAATGTGGCATAATTCTAGTGATCATGTAATCAGGTTATTTCAATGTCTTTTTCGTATCGGTCTTCTTTCAGGATATTGTATTATGCCTAGGCTGGACACGCCCCAACCTGGTCATCGCTAGACGAGATACAGTTTATGCCAATTTGACATCAAAAGCACATTTTTCCATTTTTGTTACCCCTAACCCTTTTCTTAACGTTAACCTAATTTTCCCAAACTACTACGCCAATTATACTAACCTGCGAAGTAATTTCTCCTATCCTGCTAGGAAAAGTAAATCCTGTGGTCAATTCTGACATAAACTGTATCCCTTCTAACCAAAAGGCCTCAACGTGCCCCAACCATAGAGAACGTTAGAGGCCAAAAGGCTGTATCAGTATGGGCAGCGCTTCGaccaactgggtgggacttccaacttcattggcttACCCTTCCTGGTGACcgtgttggagtcatgtccagCCGGGTCATTAGGAGGGATCAGCCAGTCCcgaagaagaaaatgtactactttaaaAAAGAGAGACAGCAGGGGCAGCGCCAGTGATGCTATCTCTATGGCCCAACGCAAAACAAAAGTGGCTGCCTTTTTAGGAATCCATTTTGTCATGGTTGGATGGGAGTCATAGGCTCTGTCCAAAATCTGTAttgcctactacttactaaaacgacataatgtgtgtatatactaTTTAGAAACGTACTATTTGCTAAAAATGTATGCCGTAAGCACCAAATATCAACTACTAGACTCACCTTTAATTTGGGCACAGTGCGTCCTTCCTCAAAAGTGTGCAGCGAATTATAGCCGAAATTTGTACAACATCATTGCATTTAAAGCATACTCGATTTCCACATTTCACATATAAAACGTTATATTTTCGCATACCTAAAATGCCTAATATTTAGAATGCAAGTATGGGTATTCGGgcataacaaataaaaaacatttaacgGGACTCAATTAGGCCTTTGACCGCCTATCAGAGTTCGGGAAGAAAAACATGTATAGAATACACACGATTGTCTATTGTTTCTTTCCTCATAAGCATCTCTTATTTTAGGATACATATATGAATATATCTGCTAAATAGCTTAAATCTCAGCGTCTGGTAGCTGTGTAAAAAGAGAACACGTTTCGTGGTCTTCCTTGTGCGCACTCCGCCATTATGCCAGTGGGCCAAGTGGGGTACTAGATTTATTTACTTGCCATTTattagaaaaaaatgaaaaatcgGGCCTGTATTAAATATGTTTCGTTGGATAATAATGGACGCACAAAGAATCTTACACCtgactttaataataaaaacatgAACCTACCATTTCTCCTGCTGTCTTGCAAGTCGAAAACCCTGGGCTGAagccacagaaagagagaaaagtggTCGAATTTACTTTCAGTTTCTAACAGGAAAGAATTTCAGGAATCGGAATAGGCACAAAGAAACAGAATAAAAATATAGCATTTAGTTATAAAAGAACCGTCATTTGTCATAAATTAATATTCAATTGTTGAGGTTGATTTACTTCGTATAATCTGTGTAAATCATTAGAATGTGTCCACAGATAATCCTTAGACGAACTGTGAATCAAACACCAAGCAACCAACCAGCAACCCAGCAACAAACCAGCCAACCAGTCAAAATAATGACAGATGGTAATGTTACAGACTCAGTGTACACAGCATCCCCTTGTTTtactacttccctctctctcgaaCATATAATTGGTGTCGTGGCTTGTTCTCCAGCAGTAAACAGGAACAGGCAAAGCAGAGACACTAAGTAAAGTCAGAATATTGACTGATATATTAATATAGACTAAATATCAGCACTGTTAATTATTGACTCTCATTGAGTCCTGCATCTATTCACTACATCTTCCACTGTAGTTCCCTCCACTGCCATCAAAACTGTACTTTCAACACCAAATTATGCGATTATTTTGGAGACAGGTTTATAGCAGTGATCGTCATCTATTCATTTACTCGTATAGTATTTCTATGTAGAAACCATATCAACCAGGGAAACTAATAGTTTTCACTTTATGATAGAACATTCAGATTTGTCTGCCTGCCTTGTGATCACAACTAGGTATTTTGCTCAAATAGAGATATAATTCAATTGTATTTTCTTTGAAAAGATGTTCCTGGCTGAGAATATAACATTCAGTGTGACCCTGTTTACTGTAATTTTCTGGATTATCTTGTGTCCAGAACAAAATTACTTATTTTCCTCAACTAGAGATTGAAATAAATGATGTTTCAGAAAAGTAACATAATTAGGCCTACAGTAACACAGAGAGGTCAAACAGGTGTAGCCTGAGGGCCATGGACCGTGACTGAGTACACCCTGGCTTTAGACCTGGACGTGCCTggcccaaccccacccagccccaCTCTACCTGATACCTGCCTGTTGCTTCCCCTCGAGAGAGCATGACTAAGACTAAGATAGTACACCATATGCACTGGGGGTAGAGAGTAAACAGTAGTGTTGTTGTGGACACTGGATAACATgactaacacacacctgtttgacCTCTGTGATGCTGTATTCCTACTTATGTTACTTTTCTGAGTTAGTTCAGGTATCATTCAATGTCCtgtgttacatttttttaaagaaacaccaTTTATTTCAATGTCTAGTTGAGTAAAATAAGAAGTTTTGCAGTAAACAGCGTCACACTCAGGCAGAAAAGTGAGAACAATCAGTTTCCCTGGCTCATATGGCTTCTACATAGAAATACTATATGAGTAAATGAATAGATGACATTCACTGCCATAACCCCGTCTCCAATATAATCACATCATTTACCCACTGCAGACCTTGGTCTGAAAAGACGTTCCATGGTCTGTTTTGTCAACGAGCTCAATGTATTCCAAACCCTAGTGGTGACCAGATGATCGCAATAATGTAGGTAGCCTTGTAAACTATGACCTCCTCTGGTATGTTCTATTGTGAACTGGGACTTGTTGTTTCCCTGCAAAACGAGGCTTTTCATCATATTAAAACTTGTCCCAGTCCAACATGCCTAGCTCTGCCCACTAGGGGCGTGGCTTACGGAGAGCTCTCTGAAATCAGAGCTTCTATCATCGTTTCCATCGGATTGAGTTCTCTTCACACCGGAGTCTGCGGCTTAAACATctcccatccacaacaccctaCCTGGTTATGTTTTCATTGGTTCTCAGAGCAGCTCTTATCCACCGGGTGATGACCTGAGGAATACTGACTAATCAGCTGTTATTCATGGTATGCAGCCAGGTGATACAATCACAAATCACATTAGTTCTGCCCTAATCAGATTGACTAAAGATAAACTCCACTGAGCAAGAAAAATGTGATGGGGGACTAATGATTCATTAAGCATCCGACCCATTTCAGTTGAGAGGAAggtaatgttccaggtcatctgtttTTTGCAGTCTTGTTGAGCACATTATCTGATGTCACAACACCTGGAGAAGTGTTTTCAGCAACCCCATTCATGTGATATAACACTCTTCTGAGACATTCACGTGACTCCAAAAAAGATTATCAGGAAAGCCACCAATGCCTTGTACTGTTAATAGAGTCTCACACATGGCTAAACAGTTGCAAGTGAAATCAAATCATcatcttttattattattttttgctagTCAGCTTGTAGGCACCCGGCCCTGTCACAAGGAGTAGCTAGACCATGGTGAGCCAAGGAAACCccacctgccaaaccctcccttaccTGGACGGGCCGCTGGtccgaaccccaggctgtagtggtgCCTCAGCACTGTGGTGCAGTGCTTTTGATCGTTGAGCCACCCGGGACTCAGCCCAAATCATCTATTAGATTAAAACCAATTCATTGAATAACACAATCCATTTGAGATGATTTGGGTATGACATTTAAAACACGCTCAACAGAGGAGATTGACTTGCAAAGGAATTGATCCTAAAATACAGTTTTGTTTTTTAGTTTAACAAAACCAGTGTGAATTGTAGTCGCTCATTCTCCATAGACTGCTTTATGGGTAAGAAAACACATTTCTAAATATAAAAAACATCTGGCCTACTCTATAAAGGGTGCATGAAGGGTGAAATAACAGCCCCCTCTGAAGGTTGCACTgacaaatgtgacataacccactatgtacATTTTCAAAAAGCTGTGCTTTACAAAGGGTGACTTAACACACGTTAACTAATGCCTTGAGTATTTATTTTACAAGTACACAACCCATAAAGTACGCAACGTACAAAAGCTTTCATTTTGTGTTGCACACTTGCATATTTTTGTGATGCAACTACACTAGACAACCATGCATAGCTAATTGGATTCTGGCAACACACACCTGCATAATAGTGGAGGTGCATAAAGATGGCGACCCCATGCACTTACCACAACTTCCTTGTTTCCTAAATTCTCTGTATTGTATATTGCTCTCCGTTACTCTTTATTTTCTATGGTCATTAGCAGAGTATACATGATCCCAAGTTTAGCTCCAAGAGGGCTGCAATTTGAAAAAGACGAGAGATTATGCTGCTTTATTAGCACATTGAACCATGTCGCACGCCATAGTTTAAAAACTCTATGAACAGAGCTAAAACAATGACTTCATATCTGAATTCTGCCATCTTTATGCACGTTCACCATTGGTCTAAAAGCTTTGCTTGCAGAGCCTATTGCTTCTTCAACAGGTTCCATTTGGAGCCTCCATTTGCTTTACTAGTGTGTCTCCAGCCCTCTTCTCTGGTCCCTGCTGAATGAAGCTCATTTACCCTTTAGACTATGGAATCTAGATCACAGTGTCTAAGAATGAGTCAGCACAGCATCAGCCTTTATATACAGACATTATTATTGCTGACATGAAAAGTACAGTACCTGATAACATGTTCAGTGTATGTCATCATAGCTGCCCATATAATCATGAAGCCATCTGAACACATGATAACTTTACCATGTCTTCTATGATTCCGATTAGGTAAAGCAATGATATGTCAAAAGTATTTTAACATATTAAGAAATATTATTTCTAAATATAAGGCTTTGACCAATAGTTTTATTTATGAGGGAATAAAGTAAAAATGAACTTAATGTCAAAACAGTTTTTATTCATAAAGTCCTTCAATGATGTGTTATACATATTTGTTCATATGACGATAAGTAGAAAAATCATAGAATTGTGTTACAAGCATTTTTCGTCAATAAAATAATGCTGAGATTTGTAAATTAAAATATAGGTGTATACATTCTTACATTTGACAACGTTAACATGAAAGACTATACTCCAGTCCAGGTGATATAGTGTGATCATATCTTCTAACGTTAACATGAAAGACTATACTCCCGTCCAGGTGATATAGTGATCTACAGCAGTTATGACAACTTCACCTTCCCTTCTATGTCAGCCTGCTGGTAGCTGTCAGACAGTGATGTCACTATCCTTACAGCCATCACGGATTGTCACAGGTGGCTGTGACTGATTTTCACAGTTCCTTTCTTTAAAGCTACAGTTTGATATTTGGGAAGCTGTTAATGGTCATTTCAGATTTGTATATTTACCCAGTGATTgaatataaatgcctcatgaccAGAACTGTCTGTCTTAATCACAACccaaaatgtaatgttttattagTCATTTCCATAGCCCCATCCATCAGCTGAATACCAACAAGTAATGTTTTATTAGTCATTTCCATAGCCCCATCCATCAGCTGAATACCAACATGTAATGTTTTACTAGTCATTTCCATAGCCCCATCCATCAGCTGAATACCAACAAGTAATGTTTTATTCGTCATTTCCATAGCCCCATCCATCAGCTGAATGTCAAAACTAGTGTCGGGGGCccctttttgttgtttttcaaatcaCTAATTGTTTTGGAAGTGCTATTTATTTCAAAAGTTCTTGATTGATTGAATGGCTCTTGGCTTTGTGTTGCCATGTTCATGCTCGGTGAGTTATTTCTGGTTGCCATGTTTGATATCTTTGATTGGCCAATTTTATGTTGGCCAATTTTATGTTTAggtcaaataaaatttgatttgatttgaagaagagTCATGCTATCATTTTCCACTTTATTTCATGTTGAATATGTTTTTCAAGCTCTTCATTGCATCATCATGTGTTAATACCTTCCAGTCCTCTGGGATGTCTGCAGGGAGTGCATCTGTGTCTTTAGCAATTGTCTCATTGAATGTGGCCATCACATACTTCCAGTAGTCTGAAGCCTCAATGCTGGAATCTCCAGTTATGATCCAGTCAGGGTAATATGTCTGGTAGTCCTTGTAGGGGTGAAGTTTGTCTCCTGTCAGGGAGGTCCTGAATGTGGCATCACTAATTACATCAGAGGAACATATATTAGTCCATAACACGTTTGTCTTTAAATTCCTCCAACCACTGACACCTTGTGGACGGTGAATGGAGGTGAAGTGTTTGGCATGCTCCTTACCTCCTGCTTCACAGGGTGCACTGCAGAAAGGACATACCTCACCACAGCCAAACTGGCTGGTGAACATATTGTCCTGAGGCTTGAATGGCAGAGATCTGAGCCTCTCTTTGATGTCAGTCCTCTGTTCATACTCTGATGTCACGGTCTGCTTCATTTCCCCCACAAACTCGGTGAGGTAGTCAGCAAACTGATCTGTGTTTGCAGAGTTCAGAATCATAACGGAATCCAGAGCATCCTTTGGAAAGACAAGCTTCTCTCCAAGAGCACTGCAGATGTTTTGAATGAAAGTCTTGATGCATTCTATAGTGCTGTGTGTTTTTCTGATAGAAATGGCATCAGTGATTATCTTGACTATCTCTGAAAGATGTTTCTTCTCTGATTTCTCCAGTCTGCTGTCCTTTGAGAGTTGTTGGACAATCTGGTCAAACAGCCAGTCCTTCACAAACTTTTCATAATTCCTTATGTACTTTCTATATTTCTCATATTCTCCATCAGTCAGGAGCTGTTTcagaacagagaactggaaggacgtCCGTGTGCTGTAATCCTCTGACCCTTTACCAGTCTTCATTTCATCAACTACATCAGGACCAATCATTTTGGTCACATAGTCCTGTACAGCTGGCTGTACGAGCTTTGAGAACTCCTCAGCTTTCTTTAGGCACTGGTCTCGGTTATGAAATAAGTCTTTGAAATCAGTAAGGTACTTGTTCTTAGACTGTTCCAGACACATTCGGGGGTCGTTGGATACAATGAATTGATTATGCATCTTCTGGAACTCTCTGGCTGCTATGCCACAGATGTGTAGCTTCAGATGGATCTCACACTCTTCATTAACTTTACGTTTCTTGTATTGTTTAATTGTTTCATCAATCCTGTTCAGCAGCTCTTTGATGTCAGTGTCATGGTAATCTGTTTTACTTTCCACCTTCTGGGTTATCAACTCATGACACTGTGTTATGATGTCATCACAGAAGACTTGTAGTTTTTTCCTGTGATGGTAATGATCCATGTGCTTTGCCAAGCCTTCAGCATTCTGCCACCAATGAACTGATTTCACAACAAAGTCTGTCTTCCCACAATCCACCAAATTGTTTCTTACCAATATACTATTTACATGACTCCCCCTTCGTGAAAGATTTCCACTTAACATGAGGAAGGCATCCTGAGCCACATCTCTCCTTGGCAGTCCACTAAAGTTGATCTCAGACAGAGTTTCCTCCCACATACTTTCAAACTCTTCTTGGAGTTTCTTATCTGATAAATCAGTTTTTTTCTGTCTACAGGTTTGCAGCAAAGCCAGCACCTTTCTCTCCATTGTTTTTGCCTGAGAACTCTTGATGTTGTTCAGTTCTGTCATTCCCTCTTTGATCTCAACAGCTCCATGCAGGTTGTTCCTCACGGTGTTTTGTGTCTCTCGTCTCAGTGTTTTGGCACTGGACATAAAGTCCTCCCTGTATTTTTCCACCAGACTAACATGGCCATCTTGCTTTTCAAAGTATTTTACTAGATTGTCTTGGATTTCCTTTTCTCCCAATGACAGTTTCTCAGATGCCTCTATCATCAAGTATTTTAGCACATCTCTTATGGACCTCTGGGGATTTAGATCTGTTATACCAAAGTTTGACATTTTGGTTTCAGAACTTACAATCCAGGAATACATCTCCTTCTGGAAGTTCCATTCCCAACCATTGTATTCAGAGCATAATCTGGAGTATGCATCTGCAACCAAGCTGTTTCTGAAACTGAAGATGAATTTCTCAAATTTCACGGACTCCCACAAGCTTTGTGTCCACTTCAGGAAATGTGTAATGTCATCATTACTCTggcatttgatgaaatcttgcaTCAAGCTCTTTTTGAAATCACACACAGCCTCACTGTATCCAGCATTGACTGGAGCCATAGGGGGAGTCCCATGCCAGAGTCCTGGAATATACCAGCTGCTTGTGTCTGGATCATACTCCATCACATCAGTGAACTTGGTGATATTCTCCTTCTTCTCCATTCTGGCTGCTGCCTGGGTCATTTCATTCAACTGTTCCAACAACTTCTTTCTGTCCCTCATGTTGTTGTCATGAGCAGACATGTCTGACACATTCTGGTGCACAAAATGACATATCGGCTTCTTCCCCACTTCCTGCATCCTGATAAAAGCATGAACAGCAATCTGAAGAATGTCTTTCATCTCTGTGGAGTTCTCCATGGACATGTTGATGATAGTGACATCACTGAGTCCTATCACCAGTGTGGCCAGTTCATTGTCATGTTCATGACTATCATCTAGTTGAGCCAACTCTGGTGATTTCAACCCCTCTGTGTCAATCACCATGATGAAGTCACATTTCAGCTCCTCCTTGAGGTCTTTGTTGACTTTAATCAGCAGCATGAAGGCCCCTCTGGTGCATCTTCCACTGCTGACAGCAAACTGGACCCCAAACATGGTGTTGAGGAGAGTGGACTTCCCTGTGCTTTGGACCCCTAAAACTGTGACGACCCGGATTTTGCTGTTAGAGTCCACAAGAGTATGAAGCTCAGTCAGAACAGCTGATATCCATTTCAGAGGGATATTTGATGCATCTCCATCCACAAGCTCAATGGGGAAACCATCCAACAGCATCTGAGCACATAATCCAGGGAGATGCTCCATCTGTTTCCTTTGAGGACTGTCTTCAGGGAGGGAGCAGGCAGCTTCATATAACTGGCCCAACTCACGCAGGAAGTGTTCAAGTCCCAGGGAACAGTCACACATTTGCCTATCCAAATCGGCAATGTCTTTTTTCTCTGGATGATTTTGGCAAAGCTCTTTGTACTGCTTCCGCAAATCAGATAAGTTCTGCCGAGACAGATTGTCCAAATTAATCTGCATCCATTTGAGGAAATAGGATCGCTCCACTTTTGAGCTTGACATGCCAGTTATGTTTTTTATTGCTTTTGTCATCTCAAATCTTTGTTGCTCCTCTCTCAGTTCTATTTCCCTTTTCTTCAGAGAGCTCTTGTAGTGTTCAATTTCCTGACCCCCTGCTTTTCTCAgtctacatctctctttctccaactggGAAAGCTCTTTCCAGATTTGCCCTTGTAAGGGTAGCTGTTCATCTTTGAATTTAATTGTGTCTTTGATGTTCCTGGTGATTTCATTTGCTGTCTTCCTGGCACTCTGACACTCATCACTGTCTTCATCAACCAGAATCCCACTCTGACGAGCCACGTCAGCCATGTTTTCAATTGGCAGTTTGTTTGGACTTGTTTCGGTGATGTCACCGACAGATGACTGCAAGGTTTTTACAAATTCTGCATCATTTTCATTTTCCTTAACAATCACATTTGTTGGCTTGATACTGAATTCTGTGGTGAGTTTTCTCAATGTGTTTTCTGTGATTTTATTTTTCTGAGAGTCAACAACCTGAAATAACTCTGCTTTTCCAGTTCTGCGTTCCAAAATCTCAGAATATGCATCTAATTCATTACAAAAAATGTAAACTGCAGCTGATGTTTGACACAGAAAGGAGAACTTTGTTTCAAAGGACCTGATGTCTCCTCTGAGATTGGCCACCGCCACAGGCTTAGTGAAGATGTCTATGTTTCTGTTCCCACATGGAAAGTACCAGCTGATTTCAACCAGACCATCTGAGATTTGCCGAGGGACATCTCCACATTCCATATCATGATGAACAAATGTGTCATTGTACTGTTGAGGGTTACTAAGCAACTTGTTCAAAATCTGAGACTTGGACAAGCTGCTCTCTCCTAACCTAACAAAGGACACCATAGGAATATCAGAGACAACAATTCTCTCCTCTATGATGGACTTTGAGTCAGCTTGTGAAGACGGCCTGAACTTCTTCACTATGTCCCTCAAGGCCCACAGCATCAAAGTGGTTTGTTCTGTGTCACAGTTGGGCAGCAGAAGAGGAACAGCAAACTGACACATGGACATTTTCTGGACCATCTCCTGCTGCAGGAAACCATCTGAGCACAGAAACAGGGCTGTGATCAGGTCTAGGGGGTTTACCTTCATATGATCCTTCTTATCAGTGGGGGTGTACTTTACATCCCTTGCTGAGACGTTCATCCTCATCAGTTCTTTCAGAAAACACCACGGTAGAGATTGAGGAGTTACCGTATGGTTCTTTCCTAACGTTAGGCCATCGATTGAAAGCACGGCATTCAACGACAGTTTCTCCTCAAAATGTTGTGTCAGTCCCAACTTCTGCATAAAAAGTTTCAAAGTGAGCTCTGCAATAACAAAGGAAGATGTTTGAGTTTACTAAAATATTCAAGTTTATTTCATCTTGAAGCTGCAGTTGATTACTTACTTGTATGTAGGGTAGTACAGACTGGGtcactctccatatttctcttGTCAATGGTGCAGACAGTGATGGTGTACTCCGTCCCTGGCGTCAGACCAGTGACAATTCCACAGCTTTCTTTGATAGCGAAGGACTCACTTGGACTGGTATTGTCAGACCATGTCACCCTGAAGTGGTGCAGGATGTCCTCCATGCCATCAGGATGATCCCAGATCAGTTTAGCAGAGGTCGCACTATAGGACCATATAACAAGATTTCCTGGAGGCGAAGGGTCTGTGTAACAGAAATAACACAAAACAGAGTTGTATTAGATTATTAAAAACATGGTGATTTGTAACATACAGTGGTGTTTGAAATGATTGACcctcttgataaagatgagcaataatgactgtataaaatacatCCAATACTGGCCTATATTGCAAACAAATGtggatattattttatactaatacaactgCTCATAGAAATATACATATTATTTTCTCAAAAAAGTTAGGGGTCCAACTTattgacacccctaaagattcttataaaGTGGTCAAAGGTTTagcatttggtcccatattcctagcacccaatgactacatcaagcttttgACTACAAACTTGCTGGATTGTTTGGTTGTTTCAGAATATCTTGTGcctaatagaaatgaatggtaaataatgtattgtgtcattttggagtaacttttattataaataagaatataataacatatctacattaatgtggatgctaccatgattacaaatagtcctgaatgaatcatgaataatgatgagtgagaaagttacagagggtcaaaCATCATACCCCCAAGATATGCTAATCTCTCAACATTACCTATAACAGGGGAGATTAGCTTGCCTTGGGGGTATTTAAAAACAAGTACCCTTGTACTGGGTCACTACACCACTCATCTCTTTAGCCTTTTACAACACTAGGCTCTAACAATTAGAATTCTAAACTTCTTAGACTACCAAAATAATACTTTTTGGACAGCTAAAACAAGCACACAATTCCTCTTCAGAAAAATGGTTCAGTCTAGTTCAGATTTGTCCAATTCCACCCCCAAGAAGTGAAGTGAGTCGGTATGAGGCTTACTTGTGCAGATGGTTGTAGAGAGACGTTTGCTCTGTTCCCCATTGTTCAACACAGTTGAGACACTGATGGTGTACTGAGTACCAGGTTGCAGGCCAGAGAGAGTTCTGTAGGAGTCCTCAGTATTGGCAGAGCGGGTCTCTGTTCCCAGGCTGCAGTAGGATATGAGAAAGCATTGTGGGACTTTCTCCAATTCTTCAGCCTTGGACCAACTGACAGTGAAGGAGGTCGCTCCAGACTGTTTTATGTGTAAGTCCATGGGTGCTGGGACCACTAGAAAGAAATATAATTTGTTTGACAAAATATAAGATGTCTTGTTTGT
Protein-coding regions in this window:
- the LOC112261251 gene encoding interferon-induced very large GTPase 1 isoform X2 — protein: MSDQSVTSSRDPSDDGDQIIDERVHLRRPVSPAPSYISMKSDQSMVIPLGFKEGNLSQKEENNLKHLQLLPASHLSMSDQSVTSSRDPSDDGDQIIDERVHLRRPVSPAPSYISMKSDQSMVIPLGFKEGNLSQKEEVLLERAESPTLSYASANSHQSMDTDEEDEEENSAPKEKPGEVVCDVCEVQAVKSCLTCNQYYCETHVKKHYTLPKLQRHTLVEVTGDLEERLCQEHHRALEVFCRTDQKLICLECSVTKHKGHDTIIEEIKQAGKQTFDRDQCRGLKLASIDVLPLPGEIQFSSVTSGSVSLSWGSPEGLTGPQKFRVTWGCDGEERSLRVEDGCNVEIDGLQPGEKYQFNVATEGEDGRQSRWISASVFTVVPAPMDLHIKQSGATSFTVSWSKAEELEKVPQCFLISYCSLGTETRSANTEDSYRTLSGLQPGTQYTISVSTVLNNGEQSKRLSTTICTNPSPPGNLVIWSYSATSAKLIWDHPDGMEDILHHFRVTWSDNTSPSESFAIKESCGIVTGLTPGTEYTITVCTIDKRNMESDPVCTTLHTKLTLKLFMQKLGLTQHFEEKLSLNAVLSIDGLTLGKNHTVTPQSLPWCFLKELMRMNVSARDVKYTPTDKKDHMKVNPLDLITALFLCSDGFLQQEMVQKMSMCQFAVPLLLPNCDTEQTTLMLWALRDIVKKFRPSSQADSKSIIEERIVVSDIPMVSFVRLGESSLSKSQILNKLLSNPQQYNDTFVHHDMECGDVPRQISDGLVEISWYFPCGNRNIDIFTKPVAVANLRGDIRSFETKFSFLCQTSAAVYIFCNELDAYSEILERRTGKAELFQVVDSQKNKITENTLRKLTTEFSIKPTNVIVKENENDAEFVKTLQSSVGDITETSPNKLPIENMADVARQSGILVDEDSDECQSARKTANEITRNIKDTIKFKDEQLPLQGQIWKELSQLEKERCRLRKAGGQEIEHYKSSLKKREIELREEQQRFEMTKAIKNITGMSSSKVERSYFLKWMQINLDNLSRQNLSDLRKQYKELCQNHPEKKDIADLDRQMCDCSLGLEHFLRELGQLYEAACSLPEDSPQRKQMEHLPGLCAQMLLDGFPIELVDGDASNIPLKWISAVLTELHTLVDSNSKIRVVTVLGVQSTGKSTLLNTMFGVQFAVSSGRCTRGAFMLLIKVNKDLKEELKCDFIMVIDTEGLKSPELAQLDDSHEHDNELATLVIGLSDVTIINMSMENSTEMKDILQIAVHAFIRMQEVGKKPICHFVHQNVSDMSAHDNNMRDRKKLLEQLNEMTQAAARMEKKENITKFTDVMEYDPDTSSWYIPGLWHGTPPMAPVNAGYSEAVCDFKKSLMQDFIKCQSNDDITHFLKWTQSLWESVKFEKFIFSFRNSLVADAYSRLCSEYNGWEWNFQKEMYSWIVSSETKMSNFGITDLNPQRSIRDVLKYLMIEASEKLSLGEKEIQDNLVKYFEKQDGHVSLVEKYREDFMSSAKTLRRETQNTVRNNLHGAVEIKEGMTELNNIKSSQAKTMERKVLALLQTCRQKKTDLSDKKLQEEFESMWEETLSEINFSGLPRRDVAQDAFLMLSGNLSRRGSHVNSILVRNNLVDCGKTDFVVKSVHWWQNAEGLAKHMDHYHHRKKLQVFCDDIITQCHELITQKVESKTDYHDTDIKELLNRIDETIKQYKKRKVNEECEIHLKLHICGIAAREFQKMHNQFIVSNDPRMCLEQSKNKYLTDFKDLFHNRDQCLKKAEEFSKLVQPAVQDYVTKMIGPDVVDEMKTGKGSEDYSTRTSFQFSVLKQLLTDGEYEKYRKYIRNYEKFVKDWLFDQIVQQLSKDSRLEKSEKKHLSEIVKIITDAISIRKTHSTIECIKTFIQNICSALGEKLVFPKDALDSVMILNSANTDQFADYLTEFVGEMKQTVTSEYEQRTDIKERLRSLPFKPQDNMFTSQFGCGEVCPFCSAPCEAGGKEHAKHFTSIHRPQGVSGWRNLKTNVLWTNICSSDVISDATFRTSLTGDKLHPYKDYQTYYPDWIITGDSSIEASDYWKYVMATFNETIAKDTDALPADIPEDWKVLTHDDAMKSLKNIFNMK